One genomic segment of Hymenobacter psoromatis includes these proteins:
- a CDS encoding MBL fold metallo-hydrolase — MQLQPHHTGQKYVNVLPTSVSPPSGYGRLLRRYLFEKAEREPSQPLGPFRADAAALAAPVPADSLRVTWLGHSTILLEIDGRRFLTDPVWAERASPSQLVGPKRFFAPPLPLAQLPPLDGIILSHDHYDHLDEAAIRALAPRGEHFYCPLGVGAHLRRWGVPAGRITEATWWDAISLPLGFELIATPARHFSGRGLLNRDSTLWASWVLKGPHHRVFFGGDSGPFDEAFQQIGAAYGPFDLVLLEIGASDPEWADIHLGPDNALAAHRLLGGGPLLPLHWGTFNLALHAWRQPVQRLIAAADAAVPLLLPAPGQRVDVAAGPVSSFWWLA; from the coding sequence ATGCAGCTCCAGCCCCACCACACTGGCCAAAAATACGTCAACGTGTTGCCCACCAGCGTAAGCCCGCCCTCGGGCTACGGCCGGCTGCTGCGGCGCTACCTCTTCGAGAAAGCCGAGCGTGAGCCGAGCCAGCCGCTAGGGCCGTTTCGGGCCGACGCGGCGGCGCTGGCCGCCCCCGTGCCCGCCGACTCGCTGCGCGTTACCTGGCTGGGCCACAGTACGATACTGCTCGAAATAGATGGCCGCCGCTTCCTCACTGACCCGGTGTGGGCCGAGCGGGCTTCGCCTTCGCAATTGGTAGGACCCAAGCGGTTTTTTGCGCCGCCGCTGCCGCTGGCCCAACTGCCGCCGCTTGATGGGATTATCCTCTCGCACGACCACTACGACCACCTCGACGAGGCGGCCATTCGGGCGCTGGCCCCGCGCGGCGAGCACTTCTACTGCCCCCTGGGGGTGGGGGCGCACCTGCGCCGCTGGGGCGTGCCCGCCGGCCGCATCACGGAAGCCACGTGGTGGGATGCAATTTCCCTACCCCTTGGTTTTGAGCTGATTGCCACGCCGGCCCGTCATTTCTCGGGACGCGGGCTGCTGAACCGTGACAGTACCCTCTGGGCCTCGTGGGTGCTGAAGGGGCCGCACCACCGCGTGTTTTTCGGCGGCGACTCAGGGCCATTCGATGAGGCGTTTCAGCAAATTGGGGCGGCTTATGGGCCGTTCGATTTGGTGCTGCTGGAAATCGGGGCTTCGGACCCCGAGTGGGCCGATATTCACCTCGGCCCCGATAACGCGCTGGCGGCCCACCGGCTGCTGGGCGGCGGCCCGCTGCTGCCACTGCACTGGGGCACCTTCAACCTGGCGCTTCATGCCTGGCGGCAGCCGGTGCAGCGCCTCATTGCGGCGGCCGACGCGGCGGTGCCATTGCTGCTACCCGCCCCCGGTCAGCGCGTAGACGTGGCGGCTGGGCCAGTTAGTTCGTTCTGGTGGCTGGCGTAG
- a CDS encoding GDSL-type esterase/lipase family protein, whose translation MPAGHATISYLALGDSYTIGEGAAHADRWSVQLAALDRAQGGRLANPDIIAHTGWTTAELQAAIVASGNHRRDYGLVSLLIGVNNQYREQSIALYRAELRELLATAVAFAGGNGGRVVVLSIPDWGQTPFAHDRDRAQIGREIDEFNAVAQAECQRAGVAFVDITPLTRAAMGEAGQFTHDGLHYTGPQMAHWAARTLPVVQALLR comes from the coding sequence ATGCCCGCCGGCCACGCAACTATCTCTTACCTCGCCCTGGGTGACTCCTATACCATCGGCGAGGGGGCGGCCCACGCCGACCGCTGGTCGGTGCAGCTGGCCGCGCTCGACCGGGCGCAGGGGGGGCGGCTCGCTAACCCGGACATCATCGCCCACACCGGCTGGACCACCGCCGAGCTGCAAGCCGCCATTGTGGCCAGTGGCAACCACCGCCGCGACTACGGCCTGGTGTCGCTGCTCATTGGGGTCAACAACCAGTACCGGGAGCAGTCGATAGCGCTGTACCGCGCCGAACTGCGCGAGCTGCTGGCCACGGCCGTGGCCTTCGCGGGCGGGAATGGCGGCCGGGTAGTGGTGCTCAGCATCCCCGACTGGGGCCAAACCCCTTTTGCCCACGACCGCGACCGGGCGCAAATTGGCCGCGAGATAGACGAGTTCAACGCCGTGGCCCAGGCCGAGTGCCAGCGCGCCGGGGTAGCCTTTGTGGATATTACGCCCCTCACCCGCGCCGCCATGGGGGAGGCCGGCCAGTTCACCCACGATGGCCTGCACTACACCGGCCCCCAGATGGCCCACTGGGCGGCGCGGACGCTGCCCGTAGTGCAGGCGCTGCTGAGGTGA
- a CDS encoding cystathionine gamma-synthase: MKFATKAIHAGVHPDPTTGAIMTPIYQTSTYAQRSPGDNKGYEYSRTHNPTRTQLQDALAALDNGKHGLAFASGMAAIDCVLRLLKPGDEVISTDDLYGGSYRIMTKVYEPLGIKCHFVPMGDLAAVRAKISPNTKLIWVETPTNPLLNIIDIEGVAAIAKEAGALLAVDNTFSTPYLQEPLALGADIVVYSLTKYMGGHSDVVMGALVFNDDDLLTRLSFYQNACGGTPGPQDCFLVLRGLKTLHLRMQRHCENGRAVAEYLRQHPKVEKVYWPGFESHPNHAVAARQMRDFGGMISFVLKGDKQADAIAVLEKFQLFTLAESLGGVESLSGHPATMTHASIPAEQRRQAGLSDSLIRLSVGVEDAEDLIDDLAQAIG; the protein is encoded by the coding sequence ATGAAATTTGCCACCAAAGCCATCCACGCCGGCGTGCATCCGGACCCCACCACCGGGGCCATCATGACGCCCATCTACCAGACCTCGACCTACGCCCAGCGCTCGCCGGGCGATAACAAGGGCTACGAGTACTCGCGCACCCACAACCCCACCCGCACCCAGCTCCAGGATGCCCTAGCGGCCCTCGACAACGGGAAGCACGGCCTGGCCTTCGCCTCGGGCATGGCGGCCATCGACTGCGTGCTGCGCCTGCTGAAGCCCGGCGACGAAGTAATCTCGACCGACGACCTCTACGGCGGCTCCTACCGCATCATGACCAAGGTGTACGAGCCGCTGGGCATCAAGTGCCACTTCGTGCCGATGGGCGACCTGGCGGCGGTGCGGGCCAAAATCTCGCCCAACACCAAACTGATTTGGGTCGAAACGCCGACCAATCCGCTGCTTAATATTATTGATATTGAAGGCGTGGCGGCCATTGCCAAGGAGGCCGGCGCGCTGCTGGCCGTGGATAACACCTTCTCCACGCCCTACTTGCAGGAGCCATTGGCGCTGGGGGCCGACATTGTGGTGTATTCGCTCACCAAATACATGGGCGGGCACTCCGACGTGGTGATGGGCGCGCTGGTTTTCAACGACGACGACTTGCTGACGCGACTCAGCTTCTACCAGAATGCCTGCGGCGGTACGCCCGGCCCGCAGGACTGCTTCCTGGTGCTGCGCGGCCTCAAAACCCTGCACCTGCGCATGCAGCGCCACTGCGAAAACGGCCGCGCCGTGGCCGAGTACCTGCGCCAGCACCCGAAGGTAGAAAAAGTGTACTGGCCAGGCTTCGAGAGCCACCCCAACCACGCCGTGGCCGCCCGCCAGATGCGCGACTTCGGGGGCATGATTTCGTTCGTGCTCAAGGGCGATAAGCAGGCCGATGCCATCGCGGTGCTCGAAAAATTTCAGCTCTTCACCCTGGCCGAAAGCCTGGGCGGCGTGGAAAGCCTGAGTGGCCACCCCGCCACCATGACCCACGCCAGCATCCCGGCCGAGCAGCGCCGCCAGGCCGGTCTCTCCGATTCGCTCATCCGCCTCAGCGTGGGCGTGGAGGATGCCGAGGATTTGATTGACGACCTGGCCCAGGCCATAGGGTAG
- a CDS encoding DUF2167 domain-containing protein, translating to MKKSLLSLLLLFSAAVLALAAPPTPPAVPDSVARELAVIDSINGTFHYQQGHVVLPGGIGELTVPRGFRYLDSTQSGRVLNKLWHNPPQTNLGMLFPDDKGPVSGQAWAYIIDYDPMGYVKDDDADDIKYDELLENMQKETEEGNADRTAAGYEAAHLLGWGAPPYYDKQQHTLHWAKLVRFGSSLDETLNYNVRVLGRKGVLVFDAVADPSQLSEIKASIPGLLANVSFSKGQQYSDYNANLDEVAAYTIGGLVAGKVLAKVGLFAVILKFWKLGLLALGGAWATIKRFFGFGSKEG from the coding sequence ATGAAAAAATCACTACTTTCTTTGCTTTTGCTGTTTTCGGCCGCCGTACTGGCGCTGGCCGCCCCGCCTACCCCCCCCGCCGTGCCCGACTCGGTAGCCCGCGAGCTGGCCGTTATCGATTCTATTAACGGCACTTTTCACTACCAGCAGGGCCACGTGGTGCTGCCCGGCGGCATTGGTGAGCTGACCGTGCCGCGCGGCTTTCGCTACCTCGACTCCACGCAGAGCGGCCGGGTGCTCAACAAGCTCTGGCACAACCCGCCCCAAACCAACCTCGGGATGCTGTTCCCGGATGATAAAGGGCCGGTGAGCGGCCAAGCCTGGGCCTATATCATCGACTACGACCCGATGGGCTACGTGAAGGACGACGATGCCGATGACATCAAGTACGATGAGCTACTGGAAAACATGCAGAAGGAAACCGAGGAGGGCAACGCCGACCGCACCGCCGCCGGCTACGAAGCCGCCCACCTGCTGGGCTGGGGCGCGCCGCCCTACTACGACAAGCAACAGCATACCCTGCACTGGGCCAAGCTAGTACGCTTCGGTAGCAGCCTCGACGAAACCCTCAACTACAACGTGCGCGTCCTGGGTCGCAAGGGCGTGCTGGTGTTCGATGCCGTGGCCGACCCCAGCCAATTATCCGAAATCAAAGCCAGCATCCCCGGCCTGCTGGCCAACGTATCGTTCAGCAAAGGCCAGCAGTACAGCGACTACAACGCCAACCTCGACGAGGTAGCCGCCTATACTATTGGCGGCCTGGTAGCCGGTAAGGTGCTGGCCAAAGTGGGCCTGTTCGCCGTCATTCTCAAGTTCTGGAAGCTGGGCCTGCTGGCGCTGGGCGGGGCCTGGGCGACGATTAAGCGCTTCTTCGGCTTCGGGAGTAAGGAGGGGTAG
- a CDS encoding TVP38/TMEM64 family protein — translation MAFLHELFQKNFSTFLTMSLLLAVPLLGSAAVLGLLAERPTLLQHLNLAQSLLYFALAGLTMALALTPTTFVAIISGYYFGWAGLPGMVAAYALAAALGYELARRLDHGKLRAVLHHFPKAEAVLAELQSQSWSLIILTRLSPVLPFALMTFVLAIVGVARQRFLAASVLGMLPRSLFFYWLGTKAPAVLALLHDPDEGTASKLVLIGLVVASLFGLYVVFDRALQRVLRRGAAR, via the coding sequence ATGGCCTTTCTCCACGAGCTTTTTCAGAAGAATTTTTCCACTTTCCTCACGATGAGCCTGCTGCTGGCGGTGCCCCTGCTGGGTTCGGCGGCCGTGCTGGGGCTGCTCGCCGAGCGCCCTACCCTGCTCCAACACCTGAACCTGGCCCAGAGCCTGCTGTACTTCGCGCTGGCGGGCCTCACGATGGCGCTGGCCCTCACACCCACCACGTTCGTGGCCATTATTTCAGGGTATTATTTTGGCTGGGCGGGGCTGCCGGGCATGGTGGCGGCCTACGCGCTGGCCGCCGCCCTGGGCTACGAGCTGGCCCGCCGCCTCGACCACGGCAAGCTGCGCGCCGTGCTCCATCACTTCCCCAAGGCCGAGGCCGTGCTGGCCGAGCTACAAAGTCAGAGTTGGTCGCTGATTATCCTCACCCGGCTCTCGCCGGTGCTGCCATTCGCGCTCATGACCTTCGTGCTGGCTATAGTGGGGGTAGCGCGCCAGCGCTTCCTGGCCGCCTCGGTGCTGGGGATGCTGCCGCGCAGCCTGTTTTTCTACTGGCTCGGCACAAAGGCCCCAGCTGTGCTGGCGCTGCTACACGACCCCGACGAGGGCACCGCCAGCAAGCTCGTGCTCATCGGGCTAGTGGTGGCTTCCCTCTTTGGGCTCTACGTGGTGTTCGACCGGGCCTTGCAGCGGGTGCTACGGCGCGGGGCCGCTCGCTAG
- a CDS encoding GAF domain-containing protein: MAPTLAPVSEALRLQALRPYQLFNTMQDETFAELVRLTAKLFNVPIGIIAFVEEEDVRFGLNYGLDPEMDRVNRWETLCSVAMLHEGTSVFEDLRERPCDLINPGLVQRLNLGFYAGSTLRTREGHSIGVLCVIDHKPRTFSPAEAELLESLAAVVMSLLDLRLQLLQEPTWNQQLWAGIYVRIESSVTRLETLAALAGWEDGEDSAAATAYRQSTQEEILRVISILAEQIQALQA; encoded by the coding sequence ATGGCTCCTACCCTCGCGCCCGTCAGCGAAGCGCTCCGCCTACAAGCATTGCGGCCGTACCAGCTTTTCAACACCATGCAGGACGAGACGTTTGCGGAGCTGGTGCGCCTGACAGCCAAGCTCTTCAACGTGCCCATCGGTATTATTGCCTTCGTGGAGGAAGAGGACGTGCGCTTTGGCCTCAATTACGGCCTGGACCCGGAGATGGACCGCGTGAACCGCTGGGAAACCCTGTGCTCGGTGGCCATGTTGCACGAGGGTACCAGCGTGTTTGAGGACCTACGCGAGCGGCCCTGCGACCTCATCAACCCCGGCCTGGTACAGCGCCTCAACTTGGGCTTCTACGCGGGCAGCACGCTGCGCACCCGCGAGGGCCATTCTATTGGTGTGCTGTGCGTTATCGACCACAAGCCGCGCACCTTCAGCCCTGCCGAGGCTGAGCTGCTGGAAAGCCTGGCGGCCGTGGTAATGAGCCTGCTCGACCTGCGCCTTCAGCTGCTGCAAGAGCCCACCTGGAACCAGCAATTGTGGGCCGGCATCTACGTGCGCATTGAATCGTCGGTCACGCGTCTCGAAACGCTGGCCGCCCTCGCCGGCTGGGAAGACGGCGAAGACAGCGCGGCTGCCACTGCCTACCGCCAATCAACGCAGGAGGAGATTTTGCGCGTTATTAGTATTCTCGCCGAGCAGATTCAGGCGCTGCAAGCCTAG
- a CDS encoding NAD(P)/FAD-dependent oxidoreductase, with product MSAVISTDICIIGAGPVGLFAVFEAGLLKLRCHVVDALPQPGGQLSEIYPKKPIYDIPGYPEILAGDLVDNLMKQCAPFHPTFTLGERVERFEKLANGSFQLATTDGTEITCKAVAIAGGLGSFEPRKPAVENLERFEGGKGVHYMVRDPEHFRDKKIVIAGGGDSALDWTNFLAGVASEVTLVHRGTTFRGAADSAEKVKTLAEAGKIKLVLSSNVTHLHGNGHLQEVTITGNNGEAETVPLDAFVPLFGLTPKLGPIGDWNLDLTDDAIVVNTEDYSTSLPGVYAIGDINTYPGKLKLILCGFHEAALMCQGAFKYIFPDKKYTLKYTTVNGAPSL from the coding sequence ATGTCCGCCGTAATTTCCACTGATATCTGCATCATCGGGGCCGGCCCGGTGGGGCTGTTTGCCGTTTTTGAAGCCGGTTTGCTCAAGCTGCGTTGCCACGTGGTGGATGCCCTGCCCCAGCCGGGCGGGCAGCTATCCGAGATTTATCCTAAAAAGCCGATTTACGATATTCCCGGCTACCCCGAGATTCTGGCCGGCGATTTGGTGGACAACTTAATGAAGCAGTGTGCGCCCTTCCACCCCACGTTTACGCTGGGCGAGCGGGTCGAGCGCTTTGAAAAGCTGGCCAACGGCTCGTTTCAACTCGCTACTACCGACGGCACCGAGATTACCTGCAAGGCCGTGGCCATTGCGGGTGGGCTGGGCTCGTTTGAGCCGCGCAAGCCGGCCGTGGAAAACCTGGAGCGCTTCGAGGGCGGCAAAGGCGTGCACTACATGGTACGCGACCCGGAGCACTTCCGCGACAAGAAAATCGTGATTGCCGGTGGCGGCGACTCGGCCCTGGACTGGACCAATTTCCTGGCCGGCGTGGCTTCGGAGGTGACGCTCGTGCACCGCGGCACCACCTTCCGCGGCGCGGCCGACTCGGCCGAAAAGGTGAAGACGCTGGCCGAGGCCGGCAAAATCAAGCTCGTGCTCAGCTCTAACGTGACGCACCTGCACGGCAACGGTCACTTGCAGGAAGTGACCATTACGGGCAATAATGGCGAGGCCGAAACCGTGCCGCTCGATGCCTTCGTGCCCCTCTTCGGCCTCACGCCTAAGCTCGGCCCCATCGGCGACTGGAACCTGGACCTCACCGATGATGCCATCGTGGTCAATACCGAGGACTACAGCACCTCGCTGCCCGGCGTATACGCCATCGGCGATATCAATACCTACCCCGGTAAGCTTAAGCTCATCCTCTGCGGCTTCCACGAGGCGGCTCTCATGTGCCAGGGCGCGTTCAAATACATTTTTCCCGACAAAAAATACACCCTCAAATACACCACGGTGAACGGGGCCCCG